The following coding sequences lie in one bacterium genomic window:
- the rplE gene encoding 50S ribosomal protein L5, whose amino-acid sequence MSGDKAKPSKPSKGAPSSKKGGKEAKKGGVALGGERPRLPGDYVPRLQSHYQDKVRDALTKRFQYKNPMQIPRLTKIVVNVGAGDAVANPRILDGVVREVAQITGQRPAITKARKSISNFKLREGMPIGAFVTLRRHMMWEFLDRLISTAAPRIRDFRGLPNRGFDGRGNYTVGFKEQIIFPEIDLDAIEKIRGMDVTFVTTAKTDVEAYELLKELGLPMRRREQKTPTTEAEAA is encoded by the coding sequence ATGAGCGGAGATAAAGCCAAACCCTCCAAGCCGTCCAAAGGCGCGCCATCCTCCAAGAAGGGCGGGAAGGAAGCGAAGAAGGGCGGAGTGGCTCTCGGAGGAGAGCGTCCGCGTCTCCCGGGCGATTACGTTCCTCGTCTCCAGAGCCACTATCAGGACAAGGTGCGGGACGCCTTGACCAAGCGGTTCCAGTACAAGAATCCCATGCAGATTCCGCGACTTACGAAGATCGTGGTCAACGTCGGGGCGGGGGACGCGGTGGCGAATCCGCGCATTCTCGACGGCGTCGTGCGGGAGGTGGCTCAGATCACCGGCCAACGTCCGGCGATAACGAAAGCCCGCAAGTCCATCTCGAATTTCAAACTGCGCGAGGGGATGCCGATCGGCGCTTTCGTGACTCTGCGTCGTCACATGATGTGGGAGTTTCTCGATCGTTTGATCAGTACGGCTGCGCCGCGCATCCGCGATTTTCGCGGATTGCCGAATCGCGGCTTCGACGGACGCGGAAACTACACCGTGGGATTCAAAGAGCAAATCATTTTCCCCGAAATAGATCTTGACGCGATCGAGAAGATTCGCGGTATGGACGTAACGTTCGTGACCACCGCCAAGACCGACGTCGAGGCCTATGAACTCTTGAAGGAACTGGGCT
- the rplX gene encoding 50S ribosomal protein L24, whose product MKIKKNDMVVVIAGNDRGKRGKVLKVFPEKRRIVVEGVNFIKKHQRPTQTRPQGGIVTREGSIHVSNVMLLDPKSGEPTRVGRKVLTGGEKRQRVRVAKVSNEMIRDERR is encoded by the coding sequence CTGAAGATCAAGAAGAACGACATGGTGGTGGTGATCGCCGGGAACGACCGCGGGAAGCGCGGCAAAGTTCTCAAGGTTTTTCCCGAGAAGCGACGCATCGTCGTGGAGGGCGTGAACTTCATTAAGAAGCACCAGCGCCCGACGCAGACTCGTCCGCAGGGCGGCATCGTTACTCGCGAAGGTTCCATTCACGTTTCCAACGTGATGCTGCTCGACCCGAAGAGCGGCGAACCGACCCGGGTGGGTCGCAAGGTACTGACCGGCGGCGAAAAGCGGCAACGTGTGCGCGTGGCCAAGGTTTCTAACGAGATGATTCGCGATGAGCGGAGATAA
- the rplN gene encoding 50S ribosomal protein L14: MIQEYSILNVADNTGAKKVRCFRVYGGTGRRTASVGDIIMVSVRSAIPNASVKKGDKSRAVIVRTTKEVRRRDGSYIRFDENAVVLIDKENEPRGTRIFGPVARELREKQFMKIVSLAPEVV; the protein is encoded by the coding sequence ATGATTCAGGAGTATTCCATACTCAACGTGGCCGACAATACGGGTGCCAAGAAAGTCCGTTGTTTCCGCGTGTACGGCGGAACCGGCCGTCGCACCGCATCGGTGGGCGATATTATCATGGTTTCCGTTCGCTCGGCGATTCCCAATGCGTCGGTGAAGAAGGGGGACAAGTCCCGCGCAGTGATCGTTCGCACCACCAAGGAAGTTCGCCGTCGCGACGGATCGTACATTCGTTTCGACGAGAACGCGGTGGTTCTTATTGACAAGGAAAACGAGCCGCGCGGCACCCGCATCTTCGGACCGGTGGCTCGCGAGCTTCGCGAAAAGCAGTTCATGAAGATTGTGTCTCTGGCTCCGGAAGTCGTCTGA
- the rpsQ gene encoding 30S ribosomal protein S17, which translates to MTDHSAAPVSSVKRGLRKTRIGIVVSNKMSKTIVVAVERRVQDPLYKKYVRRTSKFMAHDETNQCQIGDRVRIMETRPQSKHKHWRLVQVIEKRK; encoded by the coding sequence ATGACGGATCATTCTGCAGCTCCGGTCTCGTCGGTCAAGCGCGGACTGCGCAAGACCCGTATCGGGATCGTGGTTTCCAACAAGATGAGTAAGACCATCGTGGTGGCCGTCGAGCGCCGCGTGCAGGACCCGCTGTACAAGAAGTACGTGCGGCGAACCTCGAAGTTCATGGCCCACGATGAGACGAATCAATGCCAAATCGGCGATCGCGTGCGGATCATGGAGACCCGTCCGCAGTCCAAGCACAAGCATTGGCGACTGGTGCAGGTCATCGAGAAGAGAAAGTAG
- the rpmC gene encoding 50S ribosomal protein L29, whose product MTELKELSPAELDRRLHDCEDSLEQLRFQLDSGQLPNTARVRHLRRDIARIRTMIREFELGKRQPKEVTA is encoded by the coding sequence ATGACCGAGCTGAAGGAGCTGTCTCCGGCTGAACTCGATCGGCGTCTCCATGACTGTGAGGACAGCCTTGAGCAACTCCGGTTTCAACTGGATTCCGGACAACTTCCCAATACTGCGCGGGTACGGCACTTGCGGCGGGACATTGCCCGCATCCGCACGATGATCCGGGAATTCGAGCTCGGCAAACGCCAGCCGAAGGAAGTGACGGCATGA
- the rplP gene encoding 50S ribosomal protein L16, translated as MLTPKRLKFRKQQRRRRKGSDYVGSTVAFGEFGLKAMGDCWMTSRQIEAARVALTRHVKRGGKIWIRIFPDKPVSKKPLETRQGKGKGPIEFYAAVIRSGRILFEIEGVEEQAAREAMRLAAHKLPIKTKFVQREIAHS; from the coding sequence ATGCTGACTCCCAAGAGACTCAAGTTTCGCAAACAGCAGCGTCGTCGTCGCAAGGGTTCCGACTACGTCGGCAGCACGGTTGCCTTCGGCGAGTTCGGATTGAAGGCGATGGGCGATTGCTGGATGACGTCGCGGCAGATCGAGGCCGCTCGTGTGGCGCTCACTCGTCACGTGAAGCGCGGCGGCAAGATCTGGATTCGGATTTTTCCCGACAAGCCCGTTTCCAAGAAGCCGCTCGAAACCCGTCAGGGCAAGGGCAAAGGGCCGATCGAGTTTTACGCGGCCGTGATTCGTTCCGGCCGGATTCTGTTCGAGATCGAAGGGGTGGAAGAGCAGGCGGCGCGCGAGGCCATGCGTCTGGCGGCGCACAAGCTCCCCATCAAGACCAAGTTTGTTCAGCGCGAAATCGCGCACTCATAA
- the rpsC gene encoding 30S ribosomal protein S3 produces MGQKVNPVGMRLGIIRTWNSAWFDERSFADKLHEDLYLRKYLAQRLKGAGVAGIQIERTPKQLTLTIRTARPGIVIGRKGAEVDKLKAELRNLTQRDVQVNIFEIKRPELEAKLVADLIAQQLEGRVSFRRAMKKALQTTMRMGAEGVKILCSGCLGGAEMSRQEGYMEGRVPLHTLRADVDYSLSVAKTTYGTVGVKVWICKGEVIGKNALAAGQLRSRERSRT; encoded by the coding sequence GTGGGTCAGAAAGTCAATCCCGTCGGCATGCGGCTGGGCATTATCCGCACTTGGAACAGCGCCTGGTTCGATGAACGCAGCTTCGCCGACAAGTTGCATGAAGATCTTTATCTCCGCAAGTATCTGGCGCAGCGTTTGAAGGGCGCGGGCGTGGCGGGGATTCAGATCGAACGCACGCCCAAGCAGCTCACGCTCACCATCCGCACCGCCCGTCCGGGCATCGTCATCGGACGGAAAGGCGCCGAAGTGGACAAGCTCAAGGCCGAGCTGCGGAATCTGACTCAACGAGACGTGCAAGTCAATATTTTCGAGATCAAGCGGCCCGAGCTCGAGGCGAAGTTGGTCGCCGACCTGATCGCCCAGCAGCTCGAGGGACGGGTCTCGTTTCGCCGCGCGATGAAGAAAGCTCTCCAGACGACGATGCGCATGGGAGCGGAAGGCGTGAAGATTCTCTGTTCGGGATGTCTGGGCGGCGCCGAGATGTCGCGGCAGGAAGGGTATATGGAAGGCCGGGTTCCGCTGCACACGCTGCGCGCCGACGTGGACTACTCGCTGTCGGTGGCCAAGACCACCTACGGTACCGTCGGCGTGAAAGTGTGGATCTGCAAGGGCGAAGTCATCGGCAAGAACGCTCTGGCGGCCGGGCAGCTTCGCTCGCGCGAGCGGTCACGGACATAG
- the rplV gene encoding 50S ribosomal protein L22, translating into MESHCVAKYLHVTPRKMRLVADLVRGKSVNDAIGLLKFTHRSAALPTLKAIQSAVANIVNSDEARNVNPDELVVTRIFVDEGPAYRRFLPRAMGRATLIRKRMSHLTVHIGLPQIEDVEEAEESPVEETASPEKPAAPVKKARAKKAPAPKSSAKRTAKTRSKKTE; encoded by the coding sequence ATGGAATCCCACTGCGTCGCAAAATACCTTCATGTAACTCCTCGCAAGATGCGATTGGTAGCCGATCTGGTGCGCGGCAAGTCCGTCAATGACGCCATCGGCTTGCTCAAGTTCACGCATCGCTCGGCGGCCCTTCCGACGCTCAAGGCCATTCAGTCGGCGGTGGCGAATATCGTCAACAGCGATGAGGCTCGCAACGTCAATCCGGACGAGCTGGTGGTCACGCGGATTTTCGTGGATGAGGGTCCGGCCTACCGCCGCTTTCTGCCGCGGGCGATGGGACGCGCGACGCTGATTCGCAAGCGCATGAGTCATTTAACGGTTCACATCGGCCTTCCTCAAATCGAGGACGTCGAGGAGGCCGAGGAATCACCTGTTGAAGAAACCGCTTCTCCGGAGAAGCCGGCCGCACCGGTGAAGAAAGCGCGAGCCAAAAAGGCTCCCGCCCCGAAGAGTTCGGCCAAGCGGACCGCGAAGACCAGATCGAAGAAAACGGAATAA
- the rpsS gene encoding 30S ribosomal protein S19 — protein MARSLKKGPFIDPKLEARILKMNEANEKKVLKTWSRRSMISPDFVGHTLAVHNGKKFLPVYITENMVGHKLGEFAPTRTFKGHTAKKAERTVAKK, from the coding sequence ATGGCCAGGTCGCTCAAGAAGGGGCCGTTCATTGACCCCAAACTGGAAGCCCGCATTCTGAAGATGAACGAAGCGAACGAGAAGAAGGTTCTCAAGACGTGGTCGCGTCGTTCGATGATTTCGCCGGATTTCGTGGGCCACACTCTGGCCGTTCACAACGGCAAGAAGTTCCTGCCCGTTTACATCACTGAGAACATGGTGGGGCATAAATTGGGTGAGTTCGCGCCGACCCGGACGTTCAAGGGCCACACGGCGAAGAAGGCCGAACGCACCGTTGCCAAGAAGTAG
- the rplB gene encoding 50S ribosomal protein L2 has translation MPVKKFRPLTPTLRFRTVLVRSDISKEGPERSLLTPLPKTGGRNNRGRATNINIGGGHKRHYRIIDFKRNKYDIPARVARLEYDPNRSANIALLFYADGEKRYILAPNGLAVGDRVMSSRKETEIRVGNAIPLEKIPLGSFVHNVEMKVGKGGQISRAAGAACQLTAVDGGYALLKLPSGEVRKLPSLCLATIGQVGNLDHEKVTSGKAGRTRWLGRRPHTRGVAKNPVDHPMGGGEGRSSGGRHPCTPWGKPTKGYKTRNPRKQSNRLIVRRRNVQTRGS, from the coding sequence ATGCCAGTCAAGAAATTCAGACCGCTTACACCGACGTTGCGCTTCCGCACGGTGCTGGTCCGCAGCGATATCTCCAAGGAGGGTCCGGAGCGGAGCCTGCTTACTCCGCTTCCCAAGACGGGCGGCCGGAACAATCGCGGGCGGGCGACCAATATCAATATCGGCGGCGGCCACAAGCGCCACTATCGTATCATTGATTTCAAGCGCAACAAGTACGATATTCCGGCGCGCGTGGCTCGACTCGAATACGATCCCAATCGCAGTGCGAACATCGCTCTGCTGTTCTATGCGGACGGCGAGAAGCGGTACATCCTGGCTCCGAACGGTTTGGCGGTGGGAGATCGCGTAATGTCCTCCCGCAAGGAGACCGAGATTCGGGTCGGCAACGCCATTCCGCTGGAAAAGATTCCGCTGGGCTCGTTCGTGCACAACGTCGAGATGAAGGTCGGCAAGGGCGGTCAGATTTCGCGGGCCGCCGGAGCCGCCTGTCAACTCACGGCCGTAGACGGTGGATATGCGCTGCTCAAGCTGCCGAGCGGCGAAGTCCGCAAGCTTCCCTCACTGTGCCTGGCCACCATCGGACAGGTCGGCAATCTCGATCATGAGAAAGTCACCAGCGGAAAAGCGGGGCGGACGCGTTGGCTGGGCCGCCGACCCCACACGCGCGGCGTGGCCAAGAATCCGGTGGATCATCCGATGGGTGGCGGTGAAGGACGCAGCAGCGGCGGGCGTCATCCGTGCACTCCGTGGGGCAAACCCACGAAGGGCTACAAGACCCGCAATCCGCGGAAGCAATCGAATCGTCTTATCGTTCGTCGCCGTAACGTTCAGACACGAGGCTCGTAA
- the rplW gene encoding 50S ribosomal protein L23, translating into MLHKRSVLRKPLLTEKVAALQDKRNQYAFMVAPGANKIEIKRAVEQKYSVTVLQVNTMNVRGKVKRLGRFVGKRADWKKAVVTLKPGDTIELAQNV; encoded by the coding sequence ATGCTGCATAAGAGATCGGTACTTCGCAAGCCTCTTCTGACCGAGAAAGTGGCGGCCCTTCAGGACAAGCGGAATCAGTACGCTTTCATGGTGGCTCCGGGCGCCAACAAGATCGAGATCAAGCGCGCGGTCGAGCAGAAATACTCGGTGACCGTGCTGCAAGTGAATACGATGAACGTGCGCGGCAAGGTCAAGCGTCTCGGCCGGTTCGTCGGCAAACGCGCCGACTGGAAGAAGGCCGTCGTGACGCTGAAGCCCGGCGACACCATCGAACTCGCGCAGAACGTATAG
- the rplD gene encoding 50S ribosomal protein L4 — MQLPIYKRDGSKSSETIEIPDGLLAGDPNDHAIWLAVRSEEAARRQGTHSTRNRCMVRGGGRKPFRQKGRGVARQGTRRSPLNPGGGTIFGPQPHTYSVNITEKVKKLARRSALIHKAREDRIRVVEDFTLDAPRTREMVGLLAALGLGDEKVLLLTPEFDLVLVKSIRNLNRANLQKAEVASTRDLMDCTVLLFQKSAVPKLVKVLDHAA; from the coding sequence ATGCAACTGCCCATATACAAACGCGACGGCTCCAAGTCATCCGAGACGATTGAGATCCCCGACGGACTTCTGGCGGGCGATCCGAACGATCATGCGATCTGGCTGGCCGTCCGCAGTGAGGAAGCGGCGCGTCGTCAGGGAACTCACTCGACCCGTAACCGTTGCATGGTGCGCGGCGGCGGGCGCAAGCCGTTCCGCCAGAAAGGCCGCGGTGTGGCTCGGCAGGGAACCCGGCGTTCGCCCCTGAATCCGGGCGGCGGAACGATCTTCGGTCCGCAGCCGCATACGTACAGCGTGAATATTACCGAGAAGGTGAAGAAGCTGGCGCGGCGCAGCGCGCTGATTCACAAAGCCCGCGAAGATCGCATTCGTGTGGTGGAGGATTTCACGCTGGATGCTCCGCGGACGCGCGAGATGGTCGGTCTTCTGGCTGCGCTTGGCTTGGGAGACGAGAAGGTTCTTCTCCTGACTCCGGAATTCGACTTGGTGCTCGTCAAGAGCATTCGCAATCTGAACCGCGCGAACCTGCAAAAGGCGGAGGTCGCTTCGACCAGAGACCTCATGGATTGCACGGTTCTCCTCTTCCAGAAGAGCGCGGTTCCCAAGCTGGTGAAGGTACTTGACCATGCTGCATAA
- the rplC gene encoding 50S ribosomal protein L3 translates to MIGLIGRKLGMTRVFDAKGQVIPVTVIELGPNLITNLRSDELHGYSATCLGFEQKRDKLVNMAQKGHYAKLNLTAPKVEREIRNMQIEGKRVGDTLKCDLFVVGDKIKVTATSKGKGFQGVMKRHHFSGAVSTHGTHEFFRHGGAIGAHTFPGRVWKGLRMPGQMGNQQVTSGGLTVVRVDVDASLIMVKGAVPGPTKGIVLVRKP, encoded by the coding sequence ATGATAGGACTGATTGGACGCAAACTGGGTATGACCCGAGTATTCGATGCGAAGGGACAGGTTATTCCGGTCACCGTCATCGAGCTGGGCCCCAACCTGATCACCAATCTGCGCAGTGACGAGCTTCACGGCTATAGTGCGACGTGCCTCGGCTTCGAGCAGAAGCGCGACAAGCTCGTGAATATGGCTCAGAAGGGTCACTACGCCAAGCTGAATCTCACCGCGCCCAAGGTGGAACGCGAAATCCGCAACATGCAGATCGAGGGGAAGCGGGTCGGCGATACGTTGAAGTGCGATCTGTTCGTCGTCGGCGATAAAATCAAGGTTACCGCCACGTCTAAGGGCAAGGGATTTCAGGGCGTGATGAAACGTCACCACTTCAGCGGCGCCGTGAGCACACACGGGACGCACGAGTTTTTCCGTCATGGCGGCGCGATCGGCGCTCACACGTTCCCCGGCCGCGTTTGGAAAGGATTGCGAATGCCGGGACAGATGGGCAATCAACAGGTAACCTCCGGCGGACTCACCGTGGTCCGAGTGGACGTGGACGCGAGCCTGATCATGGTTAAGGGTGCGGTACCCGGCCCGACCAAAGGAATCGTTCTGGTTCGCAAGCCGTAG
- the rpsJ gene encoding 30S ribosomal protein S10, whose amino-acid sequence MKKGFIRIRLKSYDHNLVDKSTEKIIQTAKATGALISGPIPLPTRRQVVTVNRSPHVDKKSREQFETRIHKRLIDILNSTPKTVDALIRIELPAGVDIEIKT is encoded by the coding sequence GTGAAGAAAGGTTTCATTCGCATTCGGTTGAAGAGCTACGACCACAATCTGGTCGACAAATCAACCGAGAAGATCATTCAGACGGCCAAGGCGACCGGGGCACTGATTTCGGGACCGATCCCGCTGCCCACGCGTCGTCAGGTCGTGACGGTGAATCGCTCGCCGCACGTGGATAAGAAGTCCCGCGAGCAATTCGAGACGCGAATTCATAAGCGCCTCATTGACATTCTCAACTCTACCCCCAAGACGGTGGATGCGCTGATCCGCATCGAGCTGCCGGCGGGTGTGGACATCGAGATCAAGACATGA
- the fusA gene encoding elongation factor G translates to MAHIDAGKTTTTERILFYTGRLHRMGEVHEGSTTMDFMEQEKERGITITSAATTCYWRDHRINIIDTPGHVDFTVEVERSLRVLDGAVALFCAVGGVEPQSETVWRQANRYRVPRICFVNKMDRAGADFFRVVDMIRSRLHANPVPFIIPVGSGDMFRGVIDLITFRMVVWVEETQGLRYEEFDVPRDMYDVAHHWREKLLESVSDYDDHLMAKFLEDQPVPPEEIRAALRKATLDMKIFPVLVGSAFKNKGVQRLLDAVVDFLPSPLDIGPVKGTHPKTDAVEIRKPDAKEPFAALAFKIMTDPYVGKLTFFRVYSGKLTAGSNILNATTGKRERISRLLQMSANKREDITEVAAGDIVATVALKEVRTGDTLCAENRPILLEKMEFPTPVIEISIEPRSKSDQDKIAEALSRLADEDPTFRVGYNEETGQTIIAGMGELHLEIIVDRLLREFKVDALVSRPQVAYKECIRKSVRQDTKFAKQTGGRGQFAHIIIDVEPAPPGSGLVFENKIVGGNVPREYIPAVQRGMESAMRTGVLAGYPLMDIKATLVDGSYHEVDSSELAFNVAAAMALRDAVRRADPTIMEPIMLVEVVTPDAYLGGVVGDINSRRGRVTEMHPRADGQVVNARVPLSEMFGYATALRSLTQGRAIFTMMFDRFQEVPTAVLEKILERK, encoded by the coding sequence ATGGCTCACATTGATGCCGGTAAGACGACGACCACGGAGCGGATCCTGTTCTATACCGGCCGTCTGCACCGGATGGGGGAGGTGCACGAAGGCAGCACCACGATGGACTTCATGGAGCAGGAGAAGGAGCGGGGAATCACGATCACGTCCGCCGCGACCACCTGCTACTGGCGCGATCACCGCATCAACATCATTGACACGCCCGGCCACGTGGATTTCACGGTCGAGGTGGAGCGATCGCTGCGCGTGCTCGACGGCGCGGTCGCGCTGTTCTGTGCCGTCGGCGGCGTGGAGCCGCAGTCGGAAACGGTCTGGCGGCAGGCCAATCGTTACCGCGTCCCCCGCATCTGCTTTGTCAATAAGATGGATCGTGCCGGCGCGGATTTTTTCCGCGTCGTGGACATGATTCGTTCTCGTCTACACGCCAACCCGGTCCCGTTCATCATTCCCGTGGGATCGGGTGACATGTTTCGGGGGGTGATTGATCTGATCACGTTCCGGATGGTGGTGTGGGTCGAGGAGACGCAGGGGCTGCGCTACGAGGAGTTCGACGTGCCGCGAGACATGTACGACGTGGCTCATCACTGGCGCGAAAAGCTGCTCGAATCGGTGTCGGACTACGACGATCATTTGATGGCCAAATTCCTCGAAGATCAACCGGTTCCGCCCGAGGAGATCCGTGCGGCGTTGCGCAAGGCCACGCTCGACATGAAGATCTTCCCGGTGCTGGTAGGATCGGCCTTCAAGAATAAGGGTGTGCAACGGCTGCTGGACGCGGTGGTGGACTTCCTGCCGTCGCCGCTTGATATCGGTCCGGTAAAGGGAACCCATCCCAAGACCGATGCGGTCGAGATCCGGAAGCCGGATGCGAAGGAACCGTTTGCGGCGTTGGCGTTCAAGATCATGACCGATCCCTACGTCGGCAAGTTGACTTTTTTCCGCGTCTATTCCGGAAAGCTGACGGCGGGATCGAACATCTTGAACGCGACGACGGGCAAGCGCGAGCGTATTTCGCGGCTGCTTCAGATGTCGGCCAACAAGCGCGAAGACATTACCGAGGTCGCGGCCGGGGACATCGTCGCGACGGTGGCTCTAAAAGAGGTTCGCACGGGCGACACGCTGTGCGCGGAGAACCGTCCGATTCTTCTTGAGAAGATGGAATTCCCCACGCCGGTAATCGAGATCTCCATCGAGCCGCGCTCGAAATCGGATCAGGACAAGATTGCCGAGGCCCTGTCCCGTCTGGCCGACGAGGATCCCACGTTCCGCGTCGGCTACAACGAGGAAACGGGGCAGACGATCATTGCCGGAATGGGCGAGTTGCACCTCGAGATCATCGTGGACCGATTGCTGCGCGAGTTTAAAGTGGACGCGCTGGTGAGCCGTCCGCAGGTTGCGTACAAAGAGTGTATTCGCAAGTCGGTGCGGCAGGATACGAAGTTCGCCAAGCAGACCGGCGGTCGCGGTCAGTTTGCTCACATTATCATTGACGTTGAGCCGGCGCCTCCCGGATCGGGTCTGGTGTTCGAGAACAAGATTGTGGGCGGTAATGTTCCGCGGGAATATATTCCGGCCGTTCAGAGGGGAATGGAATCCGCCATGCGGACCGGCGTTCTGGCCGGTTATCCGCTGATGGATATCAAGGCGACGCTGGTGGACGGATCGTACCACGAGGTGGATTCCTCGGAGCTCGCCTTCAACGTCGCGGCCGCGATGGCGCTTCGCGACGCGGTGCGGCGGGCGGACCCGACCATCATGGAACCGATCATGCTGGTCGAGGTTGTGACTCCCGACGCGTACCTTGGCGGAGTCGTGGGTGATATCAACTCCCGGCGCGGGCGCGTTACGGAGATGCATCCGCGCGCGGACGGTCAGGTGGTGAATGCGCGGGTGCCGCTTTCTGAGATGTTCGGCTACGCGACGGCTCTGCGGTCGCTGACTCAGGGACGGGCGATCTTCACGATGATGTTCGACCGTTTCCAGGAAGTGCCGACGGCGGTGTTGGAGAAAATTCTCGAGAGGAAATAG
- the rpsG gene encoding 30S ribosomal protein S7, with product MSRRKRVIRREQPLDPKYGSAEVAAFINGLLRRGKRSVAENSLYGAFGIIEDKAKANPLEVFQKAMKNVAPLVEVKSRRVGGSTYQVPVEVRSARRQALAIRWLISYARNRGEKTMAQKLAGEFLAASKGEGSAVKKREDTHRMAEANRAFAHFRW from the coding sequence ATGTCAAGAAGGAAACGAGTCATCCGGCGCGAGCAGCCGCTGGACCCGAAGTATGGGTCGGCCGAGGTTGCCGCATTCATTAATGGTCTGCTGAGACGCGGCAAGCGCTCGGTGGCCGAGAACAGCCTCTACGGGGCATTCGGAATCATCGAGGACAAGGCCAAGGCCAATCCCCTCGAGGTCTTCCAGAAGGCCATGAAGAACGTGGCTCCGCTGGTCGAGGTGAAAAGCCGCCGGGTTGGTGGCTCGACCTATCAGGTTCCGGTGGAAGTGCGTTCGGCCCGCCGGCAAGCGCTGGCCATTCGCTGGCTTATTTCCTACGCTCGGAACCGGGGGGAGAAGACCATGGCACAAAAACTGGCGGGCGAGTTTCTGGCCGCTTCCAAGGGCGAAGGCTCGGCGGTGAAGAAACGTGAAGATACGCATCGCATGGCCGAGGCCAACCGGGCGTTTGCCCATTTCCGCTGGTAA
- the rpsL gene encoding 30S ribosomal protein S12, protein MPTVQQLVRLRRESKKYKTTAPALARCPQRRGVCTRVYTTTPKKPNSALRKVARVKLTNGIVVTAYIPGEGHNLQEHSIVMIRGGRVKDLPGVRYHIIRGKLDAAGVDGRQKGRSKYGTKRKSAAKAR, encoded by the coding sequence TTGCCCACCGTCCAACAATTAGTCCGCCTCCGGCGGGAATCAAAGAAATACAAGACAACGGCACCGGCACTGGCTCGGTGCCCGCAACGCCGTGGTGTCTGCACGCGCGTTTACACCACGACGCCCAAGAAACCAAACTCGGCGTTGCGTAAGGTAGCCCGTGTCAAGCTCACCAACGGAATCGTCGTAACCGCCTATATTCCCGGCGAGGGACATAATCTCCAGGAACACTCCATCGTGATGATTCGCGGTGGCCGTGTGAAGGACCTGCCGGGAGTCCGGTATCATATCATTCGCGGCAAACTGGACGCGGCAGGTGTTGACGGACGCCAGAAGGGCCGCTCGAAGTACGGCACGAAGCGGAAGTCCGCCGCCAAGGCCCGGTAG